One window from the genome of Bartonella sp. WD16.2 encodes:
- a CDS encoding DUF1013 domain-containing protein, translating into MATKLLMPKATAVWLVDNTALSFDQIAEFCQLHVLEVKAIADGESAHGVRGLDPISSGQLTRSEIARVEADPKARLKVCESRVRIPTPKRKRAHYIPLSRRQDRPNGILWLVLNHPELKDAQISRLIGTTKTTIEQIRNRTHWNSANLVPLDPVGLGLCLQIDLDIELQRAAKNCPLPAQQKSETLLPASVTENFALGDGKSQSAANVEDEPIVDKNLDADKVFAKLNALKKDQSDS; encoded by the coding sequence ATGGCAACAAAACTTTTGATGCCCAAAGCGACAGCTGTGTGGTTGGTTGATAACACGGCACTTTCTTTTGATCAGATTGCAGAATTTTGTCAGTTGCATGTTTTGGAAGTAAAAGCCATTGCTGATGGTGAATCTGCTCATGGGGTTAGAGGTCTTGATCCCATTAGTTCTGGACAATTGACACGCAGTGAAATTGCTCGTGTGGAGGCTGATCCAAAAGCACGTTTAAAGGTTTGCGAATCAAGGGTGCGTATTCCAACGCCAAAACGCAAACGCGCTCACTACATCCCTTTGTCTCGACGCCAAGATCGCCCCAATGGGATTTTATGGTTAGTGCTTAATCATCCTGAGTTAAAAGATGCACAGATTTCACGATTGATTGGAACAACAAAAACAACCATTGAGCAAATTCGCAATCGGACACATTGGAACAGTGCTAATTTAGTTCCTCTTGACCCTGTGGGACTTGGTTTGTGCTTGCAAATTGATTTGGATATTGAACTCCAACGGGCTGCAAAAAATTGTCCTCTCCCTGCACAACAAAAGAGTGAAACTTTGCTTCCTGCATCAGTGACAGAAAATTTTGCTCTTGGTGATGGTAAATCTCAATCGGCTGCCAATGTTGAGGATGAACCAATTGTGGACAAAAATCTTGATGCTGATAAGGTTTTTGCTAAATTAAATGCGCTCAAAAAAGATCAATCAGATAGCTAA
- a CDS encoding disulfide bond formation protein B gives MSTSLSCQCFMKKHLYRKQSNKERSLWAFFLTLCLAAILGIALSFEIIGGYLPCHLCLLERLPYYGALPLLVLASLLAWVSCLSSLVRFLFICVFVLMATSFVLAIYHAGIEYHFWPAPAHCSLNTTTLTTGVDQLFTSLEKPPASPSCSQAPARFLFLSFAGWNVLASLLYMLLSLYVASKGLLSNDDEK, from the coding sequence ATGAGTACTTCTTTGTCTTGCCAATGCTTTATGAAGAAACATCTTTATCGCAAACAAAGCAATAAAGAGCGAAGTTTGTGGGCCTTTTTTCTAACCCTTTGCCTTGCTGCCATACTGGGTATTGCACTGAGTTTTGAAATTATCGGCGGTTATCTTCCATGCCACTTATGTTTGCTTGAGCGCCTTCCTTATTATGGTGCTCTCCCGCTTTTAGTCTTAGCAAGCCTTTTGGCGTGGGTTTCTTGCTTGTCCTCTCTGGTACGGTTTTTATTCATATGCGTTTTTGTGCTCATGGCAACAAGCTTTGTGCTTGCAATCTATCACGCCGGTATTGAATATCACTTTTGGCCAGCACCAGCCCACTGCAGTTTAAATACAACAACACTCACAACAGGCGTAGACCAGCTTTTTACTTCACTTGAAAAGCCCCCAGCATCTCCCTCCTGTTCTCAAGCACCAGCGCGCTTTCTTTTTCTGTCATTTGCCGGCTGGAATGTCCTTGCCAGTTTGTTGTACATGCTCCTTAGTCTGTATGTAGCATCCAAAGGGCTTCTCTCAAATGATGATGAAAAATAA
- the exbB gene encoding tonB-system energizer ExbB: protein MESETEALGKGFTLFSAGDFSPFSMFMAADGVVQAVIIVLMLASLVSWTIALAKIVEIMCARRKVRRTLQFALNAQTFTHLTSDFKNQQETNLVFLGAGAVFLEETLKEVDLSTQQVVFIKFQGTRERKDDDSALCAFNEGVKERVHLLLARCVLAATRRMACGTAILATIGAIAPFVGLFATVWGIMNAFIGIAQTQTTRLDVVAPGIAEALLATAVGLFVAIPAVVMYNGLTRALNGYRNDLGDIAAAIERLLSRELDQQRQQKSRKQ, encoded by the coding sequence ATGGAATCTGAAACAGAGGCTTTAGGTAAGGGTTTTACTTTATTTTCTGCAGGTGATTTTTCTCCTTTTTCGATGTTTATGGCTGCTGATGGGGTTGTGCAAGCTGTGATCATTGTGTTGATGCTTGCTTCTCTTGTATCTTGGACGATTGCTCTGGCTAAAATTGTTGAAATAATGTGTGCAAGGCGTAAAGTGCGTCGTACGTTGCAGTTTGCTCTAAACGCTCAAACTTTCACGCATTTGACCTCTGATTTCAAAAATCAGCAAGAAACGAATTTGGTTTTTCTAGGGGCAGGTGCAGTCTTTTTGGAAGAAACGCTCAAAGAGGTCGATCTTTCTACTCAGCAGGTGGTTTTCATCAAGTTTCAAGGTACTAGAGAACGCAAAGATGACGATAGTGCGTTGTGTGCTTTCAATGAGGGGGTAAAAGAACGGGTACATTTGCTTTTAGCACGATGTGTGCTGGCTGCTACAAGACGCATGGCTTGTGGGACTGCCATTCTTGCAACCATCGGTGCTATTGCTCCTTTTGTTGGGCTTTTTGCAACCGTTTGGGGGATTATGAATGCTTTTATTGGGATTGCTCAAACTCAAACAACACGCTTGGATGTTGTGGCACCCGGAATTGCTGAAGCTTTGCTTGCAACGGCTGTGGGGCTTTTTGTCGCTATTCCTGCTGTTGTTATGTATAATGGTTTAACACGTGCTCTTAATGGATATCGAAATGATTTAGGAGATATTGCGGCCGCTATTGAACGGCTTTTGAGCCGTGAACTCGACCAACAAAGACAGCAAAAAAGCCGCAAACAATGA
- a CDS encoding biopolymer transporter ExbD, which yields MKTDYHNEYEGDDFQVHSEINVTPFIDVVLVLLIVFMVAAPLATSVISVQLPSVTKAPVSQPDKPLYITLQKDHSFYVGETLVSEGEFIEILSEETQKNLETKILIQADEEIDYGRVVNVLDRLQTAGYTKIGLVGMHKTLNHGDEGGNGKEENRGYKKDNGDGRDKGEGESNGNGGSNGEEGNGGNGNSNGKGDGNGEWR from the coding sequence ATGAAAACAGACTATCATAATGAATATGAGGGCGATGATTTTCAGGTCCATAGTGAGATTAATGTAACGCCTTTTATCGATGTTGTTTTGGTGCTGCTTATTGTGTTTATGGTAGCTGCGCCTTTGGCAACATCTGTTATTTCTGTTCAGTTGCCTTCTGTAACAAAAGCGCCTGTTTCCCAGCCTGATAAGCCTCTTTATATTACCCTACAAAAGGATCATTCTTTTTATGTTGGTGAGACTCTTGTGAGTGAGGGAGAATTTATTGAAATCTTGTCTGAAGAAACTCAAAAAAATTTGGAGACAAAGATTTTAATTCAAGCAGATGAGGAAATCGACTATGGTCGTGTTGTCAATGTGCTAGATCGGTTGCAAACAGCCGGATATACCAAAATTGGTCTTGTGGGAATGCACAAAACTTTAAACCATGGTGATGAAGGGGGAAATGGTAAGGAGGAAAATAGGGGTTACAAGAAAGACAATGGTGATGGAAGAGATAAGGGTGAGGGAGAAAGTAATGGTAATGGGGGCAGTAATGGTGAAGAGGGAAATGGAGGAAATGGGAACAGTAATGGCAAGGGAGATGGTAATGGTGAGTGGAGATAA
- the dut gene encoding dUTP diphosphatase produces the protein MSHPSPTSLPSSPNAHAHSQKSTSSCDFSSSPSQNLTLSVERLAHGQNLDLPQYATAGSAGLDLRAALAENETIVLAPGQRALIPTGLIFHLSPGYEAQIRPRSGLALKHGITCLNTPGTIDSDYRGEVKVLLINLGQENFPIQRGMRIAQTVIAPVTQVNIRVIEPNQENTSYKVHEANHTQGRGTGGFGSTGHD, from the coding sequence ATGTCTCATCCTTCTCCTACCTCGCTTCCCTCTTCCCCCAATGCTCATGCACACAGCCAAAAGAGTACCTCCTCTTGTGATTTTTCCTCCTCCCCTTCACAAAATCTTACCCTCTCGGTAGAACGCCTTGCCCACGGGCAAAATTTAGATCTTCCCCAATATGCTACAGCCGGCTCTGCTGGTCTTGATTTGCGTGCAGCATTAGCAGAAAATGAAACAATCGTCTTAGCCCCCGGGCAACGTGCCCTCATCCCAACAGGTTTAATTTTTCACCTCTCACCTGGCTATGAAGCACAAATACGTCCACGCTCTGGCTTGGCTTTAAAACATGGTATCACATGCTTAAACACACCCGGAACGATTGACAGTGACTACCGTGGTGAGGTGAAAGTTCTTCTCATCAATCTAGGGCAAGAAAATTTCCCTATTCAGCGTGGAATGCGCATTGCACAAACAGTCATTGCACCTGTTACTCAAGTTAATATTCGTGTCATCGAACCAAATCAAGAAAATACCTCATATAAAGTGCATGAAGCAAACCACACTCAAGGGCGTGGAACAGGCGGCTTTGGCTCAACAGGGCACGATTAA
- the ftsH gene encoding ATP-dependent zinc metalloprotease FtsH — MNSNYRSLMIWGLIALVLIALFSFFNGSSQRTGNGELSYSDFLKKVENNEFTTVTIQGQKLTGHTADRRIISTYAPRDPSLVQKLENKKVNVKAVPESSGNSIFLNLLFSLLPVIIIVGAWVFFMRQMQNGSRGAMGFGKSKAKLLNEAHGRVTFQDVAGVEEAKQDLQEIVDFLRDPQKFQRLGGRIPRGVLLVGPPGTGKTLLARSVAGEANVPFFTISGSDFVEMFVGVGASRVRDMFEQAKKNAPCIIFIDEIDAVGRHRGAGLGGGNDEREQTLNQLLVEMDGFEPNESIILIAATNRPDVLDPALLRPGRFDRQVVVPNPDVAGREQILKVHVRNVPLAPNVDLKVLARGTPGFSGADLMNLVNEAALMAASRNKRVVTMQEFEDAKDKVMMGAERRSTAMTQEEKELTAYHEAGHAIVALNVPVADPVHKATIVPRGRALGMVMQLPEGDRYSMSYRWMISRLAIMMGGRVAEELRFGKENITSGAASDIEQATKLARAMITRWGFSDMLGNVAYGDNQDEVFLGHSVARTQNVSEETARMIDTEVRRLIDDAYKSATKILTTKKKQWFALAQGLLEYETLTGAEINEVIAGKPPSRTQGNDHVPARTSSVPKTGGKGGKEKPKSLVAEKKTDVTEKKTDAAEKKARSSKGTSKSTLKVSDDNKVNAKNDSKNNPDA, encoded by the coding sequence ATGAATTCCAATTACCGCTCCCTCATGATTTGGGGGCTCATTGCCTTAGTACTCATTGCGTTATTTTCTTTCTTTAATGGAAGCAGTCAGCGAACTGGAAATGGCGAGCTTTCCTATTCTGATTTTTTAAAGAAAGTCGAGAATAACGAGTTTACGACTGTAACCATCCAGGGGCAAAAGTTAACAGGGCATACGGCTGATCGTCGAATCATTTCAACTTATGCACCAAGAGATCCTTCTTTGGTACAGAAATTGGAAAATAAGAAGGTTAATGTGAAGGCTGTGCCTGAAAGTTCTGGGAATAGTATCTTTCTGAATTTATTATTCTCTCTTCTTCCTGTTATTATTATCGTTGGGGCGTGGGTCTTTTTTATGCGACAAATGCAAAATGGATCACGTGGTGCAATGGGATTTGGGAAATCAAAAGCAAAATTGCTAAACGAAGCGCATGGACGGGTCACCTTTCAAGATGTTGCTGGTGTTGAAGAAGCAAAGCAGGATTTACAAGAAATTGTCGATTTTCTACGTGACCCACAAAAATTTCAGCGTTTAGGGGGGCGTATTCCCCGTGGGGTTTTACTCGTTGGGCCACCAGGAACCGGGAAAACTTTGCTTGCACGCTCTGTTGCTGGGGAAGCCAATGTTCCATTTTTTACCATTTCGGGGTCGGATTTTGTGGAAATGTTTGTGGGGGTTGGGGCAAGCCGTGTTCGTGATATGTTTGAACAAGCTAAAAAAAATGCCCCTTGCATTATCTTTATTGATGAAATTGATGCAGTTGGGCGTCATCGTGGTGCAGGACTTGGTGGTGGAAACGACGAGCGCGAACAGACATTAAATCAGTTACTTGTTGAAATGGACGGGTTTGAACCTAATGAAAGCATTATTTTAATTGCTGCAACAAACCGGCCAGATGTTCTTGACCCTGCTTTGTTAAGACCAGGGCGTTTTGATCGACAAGTTGTTGTGCCAAACCCTGATGTTGCTGGGCGTGAGCAGATTTTGAAAGTTCATGTGCGCAATGTGCCTTTAGCGCCCAATGTTGATTTGAAAGTTTTGGCAAGAGGCACACCAGGATTTTCCGGTGCTGATTTGATGAACCTTGTTAATGAAGCTGCTTTAATGGCTGCAAGCCGCAACAAAAGAGTGGTGACAATGCAAGAGTTTGAAGATGCAAAAGATAAAGTCATGATGGGAGCTGAACGCCGTTCAACCGCTATGACACAAGAGGAAAAAGAATTAACCGCCTATCATGAAGCAGGGCATGCTATTGTGGCTTTAAATGTGCCTGTTGCAGACCCTGTTCACAAAGCAACAATTGTACCAAGAGGAAGAGCTTTGGGGATGGTTATGCAATTGCCTGAAGGCGATCGTTATTCCATGAGCTATCGGTGGATGATTTCACGCTTGGCGATTATGATGGGCGGAAGAGTGGCCGAAGAATTAAGATTTGGAAAAGAAAATATCACATCTGGTGCGGCTTCTGATATTGAACAGGCTACAAAATTGGCACGTGCTATGATCACAAGGTGGGGATTTTCTGATATGCTTGGCAATGTTGCTTATGGCGATAATCAGGATGAAGTTTTTTTAGGTCATTCAGTTGCAAGAACGCAGAATGTCTCTGAAGAAACGGCACGTATGATTGATACGGAAGTGCGCAGACTCATTGACGATGCTTATAAAAGTGCAACAAAAATTCTTACAACAAAAAAGAAACAATGGTTTGCATTGGCCCAAGGCTTGTTAGAATATGAGACATTAACTGGTGCAGAAATTAACGAAGTGATTGCGGGCAAACCACCTTCACGCACTCAGGGCAATGATCATGTGCCTGCCCGTACTTCATCTGTGCCCAAGACAGGTGGTAAGGGTGGAAAAGAAAAACCCAAATCTCTTGTTGCGGAAAAGAAAACTGATGTTACCGAGAAGAAAACTGATGCTGCTGAAAAGAAGGCGCGTAGTTCTAAAGGCACTTCTAAAAGTACGCTAAAAGTAAGTGATGATAATAAGGTGAACGCAAAGAATGATTCTAAAAACAATCCAGATGCTTAG
- a CDS encoding YebC/PmpR family DNA-binding transcriptional regulator, with amino-acid sequence MAGHSQFKNIMHRKGRQDAIRSKMFSKLAREITVAAKQGAPDPAMNPRLRLAIQNAKSQSMPKDNIERAIKKASGGDVENYDEVRYEGYGPGGVAIIVEALTDNRNRTASNVRAAFTKSGGALGETGSVSFMFNRIGEIIYNLEAGTPDTIMEAAIEAGAEDVQTEETGHHILCAFENIGEVSKILEATLGEAQSIKTVWKATTLAPVDEEKALSILRLLTTLEDDDDVQNVYANFDVSDEILAKLSP; translated from the coding sequence ATGGCAGGCCACTCACAATTTAAAAATATTATGCACCGTAAAGGGCGTCAAGATGCGATACGCTCAAAAATGTTCTCTAAGCTTGCACGTGAAATTACAGTTGCAGCCAAACAAGGTGCTCCTGATCCGGCAATGAATCCGCGTTTAAGACTGGCTATCCAGAACGCTAAATCGCAATCTATGCCGAAGGATAATATTGAACGCGCCATTAAAAAAGCCTCAGGCGGTGATGTCGAAAATTATGATGAAGTGCGCTATGAAGGCTATGGCCCAGGCGGTGTTGCAATCATTGTTGAAGCTTTAACCGATAACCGCAACCGCACCGCTTCCAATGTGCGTGCTGCCTTTACCAAATCTGGCGGGGCTTTAGGGGAAACAGGATCTGTCAGTTTTATGTTTAACCGAATCGGTGAGATTATCTATAATCTTGAAGCAGGCACACCAGACACTATCATGGAAGCAGCCATTGAAGCTGGTGCTGAAGATGTTCAAACAGAAGAGACTGGCCACCACATTCTATGTGCCTTTGAAAATATTGGTGAGGTTTCAAAAATATTAGAAGCAACACTTGGCGAAGCGCAGTCCATTAAAACCGTTTGGAAAGCAACTACCCTTGCCCCCGTGGATGAAGAAAAAGCTCTGTCTATCCTACGTCTTCTCACCACATTAGAAGACGATGATGACGTGCAAAATGTTTATGCCAATTTCGATGTCAGTGATGAAATCTTAGCCAAGCTATCGCCATAA
- the pal gene encoding peptidoglycan-associated lipoprotein Pal — MEFIQNMLRCPLVVVFFFLLAVVGCAKKNLNETSGMHSSMGDANFSSAVSGSTQDFTVNVGDRVFFSLNSSSIEPDAERVLKRQAEWLLRYPHYFITVEGHADDRGTREYNLALGQRRSVTVRDYLISLGVSSQRMRTISYGKERPVAVCDDISCWNQNRRVVLVISSVNGG; from the coding sequence ATGGAGTTTATCCAAAACATGCTTCGTTGTCCACTTGTTGTGGTCTTTTTTTTCTTGTTGGCTGTTGTTGGTTGTGCCAAAAAGAATCTCAATGAAACAAGTGGCATGCATTCTTCTATGGGGGATGCAAATTTTAGTAGTGCTGTAAGTGGTTCAACACAAGATTTTACGGTAAATGTGGGGGACCGTGTTTTCTTTAGTCTTAACTCTTCCTCTATTGAGCCTGATGCTGAGCGCGTTTTGAAGCGTCAAGCAGAATGGTTGTTGCGTTATCCTCACTATTTTATTACTGTTGAAGGGCATGCTGATGACCGTGGAACACGCGAATATAACTTAGCCCTTGGGCAGCGCCGTTCTGTTACTGTTCGCGATTATCTCATTTCTCTTGGTGTGTCTTCACAGCGGATGAGAACAATTTCTTACGGAAAAGAAAGGCCTGTTGCTGTATGTGATGATATTTCATGTTGGAACCAAAATCGGCGTGTTGTTTTGGTAATCAGTTCCGTAAACGGAGGTTAA
- the tilS gene encoding tRNA lysidine(34) synthetase TilS, whose translation MLIQLEKIFKKSDFAHCQKLIVAVSGGGDSLALLFLLRDYFKTLLSPPEIIVVTIDHQLREESACEAQKVAEICRAYQIKHVIVRWEGTKPKTDISQKARVARYDLLFQEAEKQGATLIMTGHTLNDQVETYYMRYQRILKDGAVLRGGQEGDGASVLRLEDGVFVGVAQGGEIVDARCGIGAAGVLRGGQEGDYSNTWEEMGVTDPLKDTSVLKDNGELIERGLSCIAREALLRRKVRLIRPLLDVKRDILRAYLRLRGIEWIDDPTNDDLRFERVRVRRSIHPKNFSKIAQKVNEAALKRRQYAQMIADLILALDIVVEYGRCFIKRPAPFLRHHPGFPFVVGLFAVLMGGSPYLLASQKLSTLNQKLCLHSLEKKRFTLARSLIEYSQKGIALWREARNVQKAIILPGQTLLWDGRYQITNREADALKVCAADLVHLKQFFRYGKQFSNTHMVGDSKMIEDMIDFGGMVDRKRLHFPSLQSLPLVLGAKGIDIPELSHFSCRHKVIVQRILAPFDWLLLREDAVLINVVEPFFNIR comes from the coding sequence GTGCTCATTCAATTAGAAAAAATTTTTAAGAAGTCAGATTTTGCCCATTGTCAAAAGCTGATTGTGGCAGTTTCTGGAGGGGGTGATTCGCTGGCTTTATTGTTTTTGCTCAGAGATTATTTTAAGACATTGCTTTCTCCCCCTGAGATTATTGTTGTTACGATTGATCATCAATTGCGTGAAGAATCAGCGTGTGAAGCACAGAAGGTGGCAGAGATTTGTCGTGCTTATCAGATTAAGCATGTCATTGTACGGTGGGAAGGCACAAAGCCAAAGACAGATATTTCTCAAAAAGCACGTGTTGCACGGTATGATTTATTATTCCAAGAAGCTGAAAAACAGGGGGCGACGCTCATTATGACAGGGCACACTCTCAATGATCAGGTTGAAACCTATTACATGCGTTACCAACGTATCTTAAAGGATGGAGCTGTTTTACGAGGGGGGCAGGAGGGAGATGGGGCTTCTGTTTTAAGATTAGAGGATGGGGTTTTTGTTGGTGTAGCGCAGGGTGGTGAGATTGTTGATGCGCGGTGTGGGATTGGGGCTGCGGGTGTTTTACGAGGGGGGCAGGAGGGGGATTATAGTAATACATGGGAGGAAATGGGTGTGACAGACCCGTTAAAAGACACTAGTGTCTTGAAAGACAACGGTGAATTGATTGAACGTGGTTTGTCTTGTATTGCACGTGAAGCATTGTTGCGCCGAAAAGTGCGTTTGATTCGCCCACTACTTGACGTTAAACGCGATATATTGCGTGCTTATTTGCGTTTGCGAGGAATAGAGTGGATTGATGATCCGACGAATGATGATTTGCGTTTTGAACGTGTACGTGTGCGCCGTTCTATTCATCCTAAAAACTTTTCTAAAATTGCTCAAAAAGTCAATGAAGCGGCATTAAAGCGGCGTCAATATGCACAAATGATTGCTGATTTGATTCTAGCTTTGGATATTGTTGTTGAATATGGGCGATGTTTTATTAAAAGGCCTGCGCCCTTTTTACGCCATCATCCCGGTTTTCCATTTGTTGTAGGGCTATTTGCTGTGTTGATGGGAGGTAGCCCTTATTTGCTTGCATCTCAAAAGTTGAGCACTCTTAATCAAAAATTGTGTCTCCATTCTTTAGAAAAAAAGCGCTTTACTTTGGCTAGGTCTCTTATCGAATATAGTCAAAAGGGAATTGCTTTGTGGCGTGAAGCACGAAACGTTCAAAAAGCAATCATCCTTCCTGGGCAAACCCTTTTATGGGATGGGCGCTATCAGATCACCAATCGTGAAGCAGATGCCCTTAAAGTGTGTGCCGCTGATCTTGTTCATTTAAAACAGTTTTTTAGGTATGGAAAACAGTTTTCCAACACTCATATGGTTGGGGATAGTAAAATGATTGAAGATATGATTGATTTTGGTGGTATGGTTGATCGTAAACGACTTCATTTTCCTTCGTTGCAATCTCTTCCATTGGTTTTAGGTGCCAAAGGCATTGATATTCCAGAGCTTTCTCATTTCTCTTGTCGCCATAAAGTAATTGTGCAGCGCATTCTTGCACCTTTTGATTGGCTTTTGTTACGCGAAGATGCCGTTCTTATTAATGTTGTAGAACCTTTTTTTAACATTAGGTGA
- the glmM gene encoding phosphoglucosamine mutase encodes MARKYFGTDGIRGKANCFPMTPDFAMKVGMAVGVLFRSQGQPCRVVIGKDTRLSGYMLENALVSGFTAAGMGAFLLGPVPTPAVAMLCRSLRADIGVMISASHNPYYDNGIKLFGPDGFKLSDEIEAKIEQLLEKDLSHSLANCAEIGRAKRVEGDIYRYIEYAKRTLPRDVRLDALRIVVDCANGAAYKAAPLALWELGAEVIAINHEPNGFNINQKCGSTDLTSLKEKVHEVRADVGIALDGDGDRVLMVDEKAQTVDGDQLIAVLAEHWHKTERLQCNGIVTTIMANLGLERFLNTKGLDLVRTKVGDRYVVEAMREKGYNVGGENCGHIVLSDFGTTGDGLVVALQILACMKESQLSMSELCKRFEPVPQILKNITIKDKNVLNKSPVKAAIDQVTEGLGKEMRLVIRASGTEPLIRVMVEGDDTKAIETIAADIEDVIARNDCV; translated from the coding sequence ATGGCGCGAAAATATTTCGGAACAGATGGTATTCGGGGGAAAGCCAATTGTTTTCCTATGACACCAGATTTTGCCATGAAAGTGGGAATGGCTGTGGGTGTTTTGTTTCGCTCACAAGGACAGCCGTGCCGTGTGGTAATTGGTAAAGATACTCGATTGTCTGGTTATATGCTCGAAAATGCTTTGGTTTCAGGATTTACCGCTGCTGGAATGGGGGCTTTTTTGCTTGGGCCTGTGCCAACCCCTGCTGTTGCTATGCTTTGCCGTTCTCTACGGGCGGATATTGGAGTGATGATTTCTGCTTCTCATAACCCTTATTACGACAATGGAATTAAGCTTTTCGGCCCTGATGGTTTTAAGCTTTCAGATGAAATTGAAGCAAAAATTGAACAATTACTTGAGAAAGATCTTTCACATTCTTTAGCAAATTGTGCAGAAATTGGGCGTGCAAAACGGGTTGAAGGGGATATTTACCGTTATATTGAATATGCAAAACGCACGCTACCGCGTGATGTGCGTTTGGATGCTTTGCGCATTGTGGTTGATTGTGCCAATGGTGCTGCATATAAGGCTGCACCACTTGCTTTATGGGAATTGGGTGCAGAGGTTATTGCGATCAATCATGAGCCTAATGGTTTTAATATTAATCAAAAATGTGGATCTACTGATCTGACCTCTTTAAAAGAAAAAGTTCATGAGGTGCGTGCCGATGTGGGGATTGCTCTTGATGGGGATGGTGATCGTGTTTTAATGGTTGATGAAAAAGCTCAAACTGTGGATGGTGATCAATTGATTGCGGTGCTTGCTGAACATTGGCATAAAACTGAGCGGTTACAGTGCAATGGTATTGTAACAACCATTATGGCAAATCTTGGGTTGGAGCGTTTTCTAAACACTAAAGGATTAGATTTGGTACGTACTAAGGTTGGGGATCGCTATGTTGTCGAGGCGATGCGTGAGAAGGGTTATAATGTTGGTGGGGAAAATTGTGGACACATTGTCTTAAGTGATTTTGGGACAACGGGTGATGGATTGGTTGTTGCTTTGCAGATTTTAGCGTGTATGAAAGAAAGCCAGCTTTCGATGAGCGAGTTGTGTAAGCGTTTTGAGCCTGTTCCCCAAATTTTGAAAAATATAACAATTAAAGACAAAAATGTATTGAACAAATCTCCAGTCAAAGCTGCGATTGATCAAGTAACAGAGGGGTTGGGAAAAGAAATGCGGTTGGTTATTCGTGCTTCTGGAACCGAGCCGTTGATCCGTGTTATGGTTGAAGGTGATGATACTAAAGCCATTGAAACCATTGCGGCAGATATTGAGGATGTTATTGCGCGCAATGATTGTGTTTAG
- a CDS encoding YqaA family protein, protein MMLNKLKAWVVSLAQRRTAPHWLGLIAFFESSFFPIPADVLCIPMALVRPQNAYRYALIGTLCSTLGGAFGWIIGFYAYDTIAKPILEFYGKYESFQAFQNGATLKFLVILLITSGLFHFPPIKLVTLLSGVMGVPLLLFIVICLLARGARFYLFAWFIQRFGQKAIDLLSRHFTWFLPIGLILLLLAYNLLVYKLYSAF, encoded by the coding sequence ATGATGTTAAACAAATTAAAAGCATGGGTCGTATCATTAGCACAGCGTCGCACAGCGCCACATTGGCTTGGGCTAATTGCTTTTTTTGAAAGTTCCTTTTTTCCGATTCCAGCTGATGTCTTGTGCATTCCAATGGCGCTTGTTCGCCCGCAAAACGCCTATCGCTACGCCTTAATTGGCACACTGTGTTCTACCTTAGGGGGAGCTTTTGGTTGGATTATAGGTTTTTATGCTTACGACACCATCGCCAAACCGATTTTAGAATTCTACGGTAAATATGAAAGTTTTCAGGCATTTCAAAATGGTGCAACATTAAAATTTCTCGTAATTTTACTGATCACATCAGGGCTTTTCCATTTTCCACCCATCAAGCTTGTCACGCTTTTATCAGGGGTCATGGGCGTACCTCTCCTGCTTTTTATTGTTATTTGTCTCTTAGCGCGTGGAGCTCGTTTTTATCTTTTTGCTTGGTTTATTCAACGTTTTGGTCAAAAAGCGATCGATCTGCTCTCTCGTCATTTTACATGGTTTTTGCCTATTGGTTTAATTCTTCTCTTGTTAGCCTATAATCTATTAGTCTATAAATTATATTCTGCTTTTTAA
- a CDS encoding DUF883 family protein, which yields MANNKAADDKATSTEKDLHAQLKQLRSEMANITSALSDLGSNTLSEAKNKATKLYASVKDNGEDIASQAKDLLSDFEYNLSRCVRKNPSKSVLVAAGIGFVLSYLIRR from the coding sequence ATGGCAAACAACAAAGCAGCAGATGACAAAGCAACATCAACAGAAAAAGACCTGCACGCTCAATTGAAGCAATTACGCAGTGAAATGGCAAACATAACCTCAGCACTAAGTGACCTTGGTTCAAACACATTAAGTGAAGCTAAAAACAAAGCAACAAAACTCTACGCCTCAGTAAAAGACAATGGTGAAGACATCGCCTCACAAGCCAAAGACCTCTTAAGCGATTTTGAATATAATTTGAGCAGATGTGTGCGCAAAAATCCTAGCAAGAGCGTTTTGGTTGCAGCCGGCATTGGTTTTGTTCTCTCTTACTTAATCCGCCGTTAA